Genomic DNA from Methylocystis sp. MJC1:
TTACGCCAATGGGGCGCGGGCGTTGATCGAGGCGGCAAAGCGCGGCTTCGATAATTGCCTCATGCGCGACATGCTGGGCAATATCGCGGAATTTGCAAATTCCAACGCTTTCCTCGCCAGGAATGGCGTGGTTTTCACGCCAGCGGCGAACGGAACCTTCTTGAATGGCGTCACGCGCCAACGCGTCATCGGACTGCTCCGCGCCGATGGCGTGGAGGTGATCGAAACGACGCTTAGCTATGACGACTTCCTCGGGGCTGACGAGATTTTCTCGACCGGCAATTTCCAAAAGGTGGCACCGATGTCACGCATCGATGACCGGGTTCTGGAGGCGGGCCCGATGTATAAGCAGGCTCGCGCGCTCTACTGGGACTTCGCACATTCGCGGACGCCGCTTCGCGCCGTTTCGTGACCCTTCAAAAAGGCGCCGATTGCGGCGCCTTTTTCCTATAGAGTAGTTTATTGGCGAGAAAACGCTTCGGCACGCAGCGCTGAGAGATTTGCGGTCGGCGTGATGCGATCGGGGTCCATCATCAAATGGATGATAGAGGGAAGCCCTGACGCGCGCGCGGCCTCGAAGGCTTCCGGAAAGTCCTGGGTGCGTTCGACGCGCGCGCCATATCCGCCGAAAGCGCGGGCATAGGCGGCGAAATCGGGATTGCGTAGATCCGTTCCGACCACGCGCGCGGGATAATTGCGCTCCTGATGCATGCGGATCGTGCCATAGCTGGCGTTGTCGCAGACGACGACAATGATCGGCAGGTCGTATTGCACCGCCGTTGCGAATTCCTGGCCATTCATCAGAAAATCGCCATCTCCGTTGAGAGAGACGACCAGACGCTCGGGATAAAGCCGTTTGATCGCGACGGCCGCCGGCACGCCATATCCCATCGTGGCCGAGGTCGGCGCGAAATGTGAATTATAGCTGCGGAAACGGAAATAGCGGTGAATCCATGACGCGTAATTTCCCGCGCCGTTGCAGATGACCGCGTCACTGGGCAGATGGTCCGAGAGCCAGATCATGGTCTGCGCCAGATCGACGTCGGCGGACGGCGCGAAGCTGCGCGAAAAGCCGAGATAGTCTTGGTGCGCCTGGCGGGTCTCTTCACGCCAGGGTCGGACGGCGGGCGGCTCTTGTTTCGCCAGCATTTCGATGAAAGCCTTTGGCGAGGCGTGAATGGCGAGCGTGGGCGCATAGACGCGGCCGAATTCCTCCCCCTGCGGATAAATATGGACGAAACGCGTTCGGGGCGCGGGAATATCGAGGAGCTTGTAGCCCTGAGAGGGAATTTCCCCCAGTCGCCCGCCGACGAGAACAAAGAGATCGCTCGCTCGGGCGCGGGCGACGAGCTTTGGATTGGCGGCAAGGCCGAGGTCGCCGGCGTAGCAATCATGGAGAGGATCAAAGAGCGGCAGGCGTCGGTAGCTCGTCGCGACAGGCATGTCGAAAGCGCTTGCCCAATCCATCATGCGGCGGGACGCCGTTTCGTCCCAGCGCGTTCCGCCGAGGACGAATAAAGGACGCTTTGCCTCAGCGATCATTGTGGCGAGGGCGTCCATGGCCTCGGCTCCTGGCGCCGTCTCCACTGCTGCGGCAGGAGGGCAGGGGCGTGGTAGGACGCGTTCTTCGAGCATGTCTTTTGGCAAAGCGAGGGCGACGGGCCCCGGACGCCCGGCAAGCGCGACATGAAACGCTCGCGAGACATATTCTGTCACGCGCGCGCCGTCATCGATCTCGGCCGTCCATTTGGTCTGTCCGGCGAACATTGCGCGGTAATCGACTTCCTGGAAAGCGCCGCGGTCACGATTGGAACGCTCGATCTGGCCGATGAACAAGATCATCGGCGTCGAGTCATGCTGTGCGATATGGACGCCGGCAAATGCGTTGGCGGCGCCGGGGCCGCGCGTGACGAAGCAAATGCCGGGGCGGCCGGTGGCCTTGCCATAGGCGTCCGCCATCATCGCGGCGCCGGCTTCGTTGCGGCAGACCGTGAGTTTGACGTTGCGTTCATAGCAGGCGTCGAGCACGGCGAGATAGCTTTCGCCAGGCACGCAGAAAATATGGTCGACACCATTGGCGATGAGCTGATCGACCAAGGCTTGCGCGGCGGAAATTTCAACAATGGCGTTCATGCTATGCTCACGGTCCGAAGATGACGCTTTCGCAAAAGGCGAGATCGCCGAGCCGGGGGCGCTCGGGGCCTTTGAAATATTTGGGCCCGCGATCCGGGAGATAGATTCCGAAAAGGCCTGGAATCTTCTCTGTTGCGTCGAGAAGGACCGTGGGGTGGCCGCGTCGGAGCAGGTCGCGGCCCAAAGGCCCAGCGAAGCGTTGGAAGTCAGCAAGGTTGCGGCAGTAGATCAACTGCTGCGTGGGCACGAGGCCCTTCAACACCCGGCGCGGCAGAAAGACGAAGGGATGCGCGTCCCGCTTTTCATGCACGATCAGCGCGAGGCAGCCGCGCTCGGCATGGGCGGTGAGGAGGGCGCGTTCTTGCGATGAAAGAGAGTCGCCATAATCGCGTAGCGCGTCGAAAGGTTTAACGCGGGCGTTGGCTGCCCAGCGCGAGAGCGCGGGAATCGTCAGCATCTGACCGTTGCAATAGCGACGGAATCCCTGCGCTTCGATCACACGCCAAGTGTGCGGCGCCGGCGACGTATTGATATAGGTGACGTCCCTATGGCGCACCGCAGCGGCGATGAGCAGCGAGGCGTAGCCGCGATAGGCCTCCTCGACATACCAGCTCGAGATATTGCAGCGAATTTTGTCCGCGCCGAGCTGGGTGAAGATCATCAGGATGACGCCGACCGGCGCGCCCTCGTGCTCGAGGAGGTAGCCGAAACGTGGATAACCTGCGGGCGCATCGCGGCGCGCGAGCGCTTCGAGGGCGTGACTCCAATAATCGATCGTGCGCTCGGGAAAGCCTTTGGCCAGCAATTTGGCGAGCGCCGGCGCGTCGGGCTCATCGATCATTCGGCATCGAATGCGCGGCGTCGCTGGCTGAGTCATCTGGGCTTAACCTTCGTCATCGATCTTTGCGACATGGGCGAGGAATTGCTTACAAAACGACGATAGAAAGACCTTCTTAGCCGAAGATGAAAAGGCGAGTCTCGATGAGCATAAGGTTAACAGTGCTTTCCGTCGTGGAAAACGTGGCCGCGGAGCAGGAAAAAAAGCTTGCGCCGCTCGAGAGCGACACGGTTCTTGCCGACTCTGGGCTAGATTCTCTGTGCTTTGCGATCATCGTCGCGCGTCTCGAAGATGCGCTCGGGGTCGATCCCTTCACAGCTTCCGAAGAGGTCTATTTTCCGGTCACCTTCGGCGATTTCGTCGCGCTTTATGAAAATGCAGCGACCGTTTGATCTGCGCGGTTTGGCGCGCGACTCCGTCTCTGATGGCGCCTGCGGTTTGCGGGCGCCAAATGGACAGGCGCTTTGGCGCGACGCGGTCCAGGGCACGATCTTTGGCGGCGGCAATTTGCTTGCCGGCAAATCGGTGCTTATCGGCGTATCGTCGCAATTCGACGCCGCGCTCGCCATGCTGGAGCTCGACGGGCTTGTCGCGCGCATGGTGGTCACGCCGCCGGATTTCACGACGGAGCGTCTCGCCTCGGCAATAGAGCAGGCGCAGGTCGAGGCCGTCATTTGTGACGACGACGGCAAGGATTTCGGCGTCGCGCTCCCGCGCGTTCGGGTGTCGGCGCTCGCGCCCGAGACAGTGCCGCGCCCGGCGCCGATCGAGACGGAATGGGTTCTCCCGACGTCCGGCACGACGGGGGCGCCGAAGCTTGTCGCACATCGTCTCGACGGGTTGCTCGGCACGGTTCGCGGGCGCGCCATAGGCGAGCCGGCGCCGGTTTGGGCGACCTTCTACGACATTCGCCGCTACGGCGGCATGCAGATCTTCCTGCGCGCGGCGTCGAGCGGCGCGACATTGCTGCTCACCGAGTCGAGCGAGTCTCTCGCCGATCATGTAACGCGCATGGCAGAGGCGGGCGTCACGCATCTCACGGGGACGCCGTCGCATTGGCGCCGTCTGCTGATGAGCCCTGACGCTGCGCGGATCAGCCCTAAATATGTGCGCCTTTCTGGTGAGATCGCAGACCGGGCCATCCTCGGCAATTTGGCCGTTGCCTACCCGGACGCAAAAATCATCCACGCCTATGCGTCAACGGAAGCGGGCGTCGGCTTCGAGGTGAGGGACGGGCGGGAAGGGTTCCCCGCCGCTTATCTCGATGGCGTTGGCGGCGTCGATATGCGCGTCGTCGACGGGTCCTTGCGCCTGCGCTCCCGACGCACGGCGGATCGCTATGTCGGCCGCGACGATCTCCGGCTGGCGGATGCGGAGGGTTTCGTCGACACGGATGATCTCGTCGAAAGAGTCGGCGATCGTTTTTTCTTCAAGGGGCGGCGCGCAGGAACGATCAACGTCGGCGGTCTGAAAGTTCACCCGGAGGAGGTCGAGCAGATCATTAATCTGCACGCTGCCGTGCGCATGTCGCTGGTGAAGGCGCGGCGCAATCCGATCACAGGCGATCTCATCGTCGCAGAAGTTATGCTCGCGGATAGCGATATCTCGACGGAGCAAAAGCGGGCGGTGAAAGAAGAAATCCTCCTTGCCTGCCGCGCGCGGCTCGAACGTCACAAGGTCCCCGTTTCGATCGACTTCGTCTCGTCGTTCGCCATGTCGGCGGGCGGCAAACTGCTGCGGGGGAAAGCTTGATGCGCAATGTGATCGTCACCGGCGGCAGTCGTGGTCTCGGCTTGGCGATTTCCCGTCGCCTTGTCGCCGACGGCTTTCACGTCGTCGCTGTGGCGCGAAAGCCAAGCGAGGCTCTCGAAGAGGAGATCGCTCGCGCATCGGGCGCGCTTTCCTTCGCTGCGCTCGATCTATCTGACGTCGACGCGATCCCGGATTTCGTCTTACGGCTCAAGAAGGAGTTCGGCGCGCCTTATGGGCTCGTCAATAATGCTGGGCTCGGCACGGAAGGCTTGCTCGCCACCATGCATAATTCGCAGATCGAGATGCTCACCCGCGTAAATGTGACTGCGCCGATCGTTCTGACGAAATATGTCGTGCGCAATATGATGTCGGCGGGCGCGGGCGGTCGCATCGTGAATATGTCCTCCATCATCGCCTCGACCGGCTACAACGCGCTTTCGGTCTATGGCGCGACGAAAGCGGCGCTCATTGGCTTCACCAAGTCTCTGTCGCGCGAAGTCGGGCGGATGGGCGTCACCGTCAATGCGGTAGCGCCGGGTTTCGTCGAGACGGAGATGACGGCTTCGCTTGGCGACGCGGATCGCGGTAAAATTGCCGCACGCGCGGCCTTGCGCAGGTTGGCGATGCCGGAGGATGTCGCGAACGCGGTCTCTTTCCTGCTCGACGACAAGGCGCGCAACATTACCGGAACGGTGGTGACGGTGGATGCGGGGGCAACGGCGTGACGCAAGGCGCGCTCGGGCGGCAGTCGTTAACCGCCTGTTAACCATCCGGTTGCATCCTGGGCTTCGCCAGCGTGTTTCGGTTGCTTCAGGCAGAGCCGAAACTGGCTGTGTTTTCGGTGACGGCCCGCGACCTCGGATGTAAAGGCGCGGGCCGCTCGTTTTTTACGAAGCGATTTTGACTGGGCCTCATGCTGCGACTACCAACTCCCGCCGCCATAGGCCGAGCCCAGTAGGCGGCGAGTGCGGCGTAACGCGATCTCTTTGCCTTCAAGGGTGGCTTCCCGACGCAGGTCGCTCGGTTAGATCGAAGACATGTTGTGAAGGGCGATAGTTCAACACGGGAACAACGCGCGAATAGCCGTTGTCACCGTAGAAAACGCCCCCGCCACCGTAGAAGCCGCCGTCGTTGCGAAAGCGACTCCCGCCTCTCCCGCCGCCGGATGCTGGCGTAACGGACATTGCGATCGCGAAGGCGATGACCAGAAACGACACTCGAGACATCTGCTCAGCTACCCGCTTCACTTGCAATGACGCCGCCGCTCCGCATAGCCAATCGAGCATGAACAGCGCCTATCCGGCGCGTTCATTTGGCGTTCAGCGAAATGCGGCGCAGGGCGTGATACGAGATCTGCTTGATTAGTCGGTGTCATTCCCGACGCCGGCGCAGCGAGCGATGGGGAATCCAGAGCAAAACCAGCGAACTTTTGTGGGCTCTGGATTCCCGGTCGGGCTCTCAGCCCGCCGGGAATGACAAGGCCCAATGCGAGCTGTTCAAGCGGAAAAGTTTTGAATCGCTCTCGGCTAGCCGCTCATCCCGCCGGCGTAAAGGATTCCGTGCGCGCCAGGCGCAGAACCTCGAGCCTGATCCTGTCGCCATGGCAGGGGCGCTGCGGGCGCGTGGGCGGCTCGGCGCACCAGCAGCGTAAGGCAATTTTCTCGCCCCTGCGCAATCGATACGCGATCTTTTCGATTTCTCGAGTCTTTGGGCCGCGTTCGGCGAGATCGCAATCGAGATCGCGTTCGTAGGCGGCGATCACGCGCAGCCGCTCCTGCATGTCTCGATGGTCGCGAAGCACATGCGGATTGCCGAGAATCGGATTGCTACGATCCACGTCGATAATTGTTTCGTCGGGGGCCGCCTGGAGCCCTCCTTTGCGCTTGGAAACAACTCGGATTCGCGCCCCATAATCGGTGGGTGGTTTGCTGGATTTGAAGAGATCGTCCAAGGATGCTTCTCCTGCGCCGAAAAATCCGATGATCTTCGAACCCGAGGCTACGTATTTTTGGCAGCTTGAATGGCCCGCGCTTGCAGGTCACCCTGGTCGATCGCCTCATTGCACAATGAGAACGCCATGATCGACTTGCTCTATATCGCCCGGCTGGACTTCCTTATCAAAATCCGCAGCTCGCAGGAATGCGAGCTCCCGAGGCCGCGCGCTCGGTTTGTCCCCATAGACAATGGCGACGCATCTAGAGTTCCTCTCGCTCAAAGACGCTCGCGGCAACAAAAAAAGGCCGCCCCTTAATTGCCTGCGCCGGGCAGCCTCGTGCAAGGACGTCGATGCGCCCGCTCAACTCTGGTGCGGCCCGAGCATTTGATACAATGCGGCTTCGATCCGTCGCCAGTTTTTGGCCTGCTCGGTCTCGCCGCTCTGCTCTAAAGTGGCCGCCTTTTGCGCCGCTTCGGCGACGGACTTGTCGCCATGCGCCTCGAACAGCCGCCGCGCATAGTCTTGGATGTCGAGTTCTTCCAATTGGACGGCTCCGCTTTGGTTGGGTTGAACCTAGAAGTCGCGTCAACGTTTATTGCAACGAAATTCGGCGGAATCTGTTCCTGCCTGCCAGAAATCCAGACGCGCTGTTGTCGAGGCGGTGATCGGGAACCGCGCGTGCGATCGCTCGTTGAAGCTGCTCTGAAAAGGCTTGAGGAGGGCGCGGTGGCGTTGCTCGAGGATCTGCCCGTACCCAAGAGCGTTCTTGGGCTGGGCCTGGCCATCGTGGCCTTGCCTTTCGCCTTTCCCTCATTGCGCCCGCTCTGGGGGACGGCGGTCAAAGGCGGCGTGAAGCTTTACCTGGAGGCGAACGCCGAGGCGCAGGACGGCCTTATCGACACGCTCGTCGAGGGCGCCGTCGACCAGCTTGTCGACGCCATCGCAAAGCCGGTAGAAGAGCGAGACGAGAAAATCCCGGAGATTGTTTCCAATTTCAAGGCCAAAGCGCGCCGGCGATCCAACCGCAAGGGACGGGCCCCCAAAGATCGCGAGTTGCTTTACGATCGACACAAGTCGAAGCTTCGGTGCAGGCTGGCGCGCCTGGATAACAACCCGTCGACGCAGCCACACATGGAAGAGATCATGAAAAGCGTCCGCTAGGCTGCTAGTGGATTCCGTCCGGCTCTCTTCCGAACGTGAAGAAGGCCCCGAAGGGGGCCTTTTCTGACGCTTTGGTTTGCGGGATTTAAATTGGTCGGAGTGAGAGGATTCGAACCTCCGACCCCCTCGTCCCGAACGAGGTGCGCTACCAGGCTGCGCTACACTCCGATCCAACGGCCGCGTGGGCCGCTTTCGAGGGGCCTTATAGCCATAGTGGGGCGGAGCCGCAACTAGTTTCGCCGTTTAATTTGTCGCTTCTCCACCGTGGCGACGGCGTAGCGTCACGAAGGAAAAATCCGCCTCGTCCGTTTCGCCGCGCGGCGGCGTCTCGCGGGCGATTTCCTCCCAATCCAGCGGTGAAAGCTCCGGGAAATGGGCGTCTCCCGGAATGTCGAGCGCGACTTCAGTGAGCTCGATCATTTGCGTCTCGCCGAGCAGCGCCCGATAGATTTCGGCGCCGCCAGCGACAATGATTTCGGGCGCCGACATTTCGGCGGCGAGGCGCCGGGCGATGGCGAGCGATTCGGCAAGGCTCGTCGCCACATGCGCGCCGGGCGCGGCGTAGCCGGGGCTCCGCGTGACGACGACGCTCTCGCGGCCAGGCAGGGGGCGGCCGATCGATTCCCAAGTGCGGCGGCCCATGATCATGGGCCGGCCCCAGGTGCGCGCCTTATAGCGCTGGAGATCGCTGGAGAGACGCCAGGGGAGGCCATTACCGACCCCGATGACGCCGTTCTGGGCCCGGGCGACGACGGCGACGAGTTTGGGGGTCATGCGACTCCTTTATACGGCAATCGGCGCGGCAATGGCCGGCCAGGGGTCGTAGCCTTCTACCGCAATGTCTTCATAGCGGAAGTCGAGGAGCGAGGCTGCTTCGGGGTTCAGCGCGAGGCGGGGCAGGGGCCGAGGCACGCGCGTGAGCTGCAGGTGGGCCTGCTCGATGTGGTTGAGATAGAGATGCGCGTCGCCGAGGCTGTGGATGAAATCGCCGGCGACGCAGCCGGTGGCCTGCGCGACCATGTGCGTGAGCAGCGCATAGCTCGCAATATTGAAGGGCACGCCGAGAAAGACGTCCCCCGAGCGCTGATAGAGCTGGCAGGACAAGCGCTTTTGTCCGTCCACCTCCGCCACATGGAATTGGAAAAGGCAATGGCAGGGCGCGAGCGCCATTTTGTCGATTTCGGCCGGATTCCAGGCCGTGACGACGAGGCGGCGCGAGAAGGGGTTTCGCTTTATTTCCTCGATCAGCCAGCCGATCTGGTCGATCGTTTCCCCGCCGGGCGAGGGCCAGGCGCGCCACTGCGCGCCATAGACGGGCCCGAGATCGCCCTTCTCATCGGCCCATTCGTCCCAGATAGTGACGCCGTTTTCCTTCAGATAGCCGATGTTGGTCTCGCCCTTGAGGAACCAGAGCAGCTCGTGGATCAGGGATTTCAGATGCACCCGCTTGGTGGTGACGAGCGGAAAGCCCGCCGAGAGATCGAAGCGCATCTGATGGCCGAAGATGGAGAGCGTGCCTGTCCCCGTGCGGTCCTCCTTGCGGACGCCCTCGCGCAGGATCTTGTCGAGAAGGGAGAGATATTGGCGCATGGGGTATTTAAGGGGCCCGGGGGCGGGAGTCTTGGAGTTGGGAAGATTTACTTGGGGGAAAAGGGCCCTCATCCGACCCTCGCTGACGCGAGGGCCACCTTCTCCCGCGAGCGGGAGAAGGAGAGAACCCCTCGGTTGCCGATGATCCAGAAATCTGCCGCCGCGACTCCTTCTCCCGCGCGCGGGAGAAGGTGGCCGCCGAAGGCGGTCGGATGAGGGCGACATCCCAATTCCCCCGCCCCCGCCTTTGCAGCTCCGTCATCCTCTCCCTATATTCTCTCCCCGAGGGGAGCGACGCTCCCCAATAAGAGGGAAAACTCATATGCTGCGGTTTCTTGCGCAAAAGCGCGGATCGCTGATTTCATTGGCTTTCGCGGCGCTGTTGGCGCTGGCGCCGGCAATTGCCGAGGCGCGCATGGGCGGAGGCGGGAGCGTCGGCTCGCGCGGCTCCAAGACTTGGTCGGCGCCGCCGTCGACCCGCACGGCGCCCGGAACGGCCTCGCCATTCGAGCGCAGCGAGACGCCGCGCCCGAGCTATGGCCAGAGCCAGCCGGGTTACAATAATCCGGCTATCGGCGGTTCGTCCTTCGGCCGCGGCCTGCTTGGCGGTCTCGCCGGGGGCCTGCTCGGGGCGGGGCTCTTTGGTCTCCTGACCGGCAACGGGTTCTTCGGCGGCATGGGCGGCTTCATGTCGATCATCGGCCTGCTGTTTCAGATCGCGTTGGTCGCCTTCCTGGCCCGCATGGCCTTCGTCTGGTGGCAGAGGCGCAATGCGCCGGCCGGCGTCGGTCCTCAGGGCTCGACCTTCGGCTTCATGGGCGGCGCGCCTTTCGGCGGGCGTCCGATGGGCGGCTCCGGCGCGGGCCCGATGGGCTTTGGCGGCGGGGCGCCGCAGCGTCCGCGCGCGACGCCGATACAGATCGCGGCCGCAGACTTCAACGCCTTCGAGCGCCTGCTCGGCCAATCGCAGGCCGCCTATAGCCGCGAGGACGCCGGCGCGCTGGGCCAGATCGCTACGCCGGAAATGGTCCGCCATTTCGACGACGAGCTGGACACGAACCGCCGCAAGGGCGTCGTCAACCGCGTGACCGACGTCAAGCTTCTGCAGGGAGACCTCTCGGAAGCCTGGCGCGAGGGCTCGGATGAATATGCGAGCGTCGCCATGCGCTTCTCGCTGAACGACGTCCTGGAGGATCGCGCCACCGGCAAGCCGACGCCGGGCTCCACTGGCCCGACTGAGGCGACCGAGGTCTGGACCTTCCGCCGCCCGGCGGGCGCCGGCCCCGACGCCTGGAAGCTTTCGGCGATCCAGCAGGCGGCGTAAGGCAAAGACTGCTATTGAGAGGCGCTCCCTCCGTGAGGAGGGAGCGCCTTTTTTGTGATCTGCGGTCGGGCGAGTAGCAATCTGGCGCCGTGAGCCACTCAACCTCCCCTTTACGGGGAGGTCGGCGGTCGAAGACCGACGGGTGGGGCTCTCGCCGCTACGACAAGGGTTGGGGCGTTACCCCACCCAACCGCGCTTGCGCGGGGCCACCCTCCCCGTAAAGGGGAGGGATGAGCTCGCGCCCGGCATTCGCCAGATTGCCTCGTTGTCGAGACGAAGTTGACACGCCCACAGGACGCTCTCCCCATCGACGCCATGCTGTCCGATATTCGGGCGGCGCTCTCGGCCTCTCCTAATCTCGTGATCGTCGCGCCGCCCGGCGCCGGCAAGACCACGCGCGTTCCGCTGGCGCTGCTCGACGCGCCATGGGCGAGGGGCGGGAAGCTCATCCTGCTGGAGCCGCGCCGCCTTGCCGCCCGCGCCGCCGCGAGCCGCATGGCGGCGACGCTTGGCGAGCAGATCGGCGAGACCGTGGGCCTGCGCATGCGGCTCGAGTCCAGGGTCTCGGCCAAGACTCGCATCGAAGTCGTCACCGAAGGCGTCTTCGCGCGCATGATCCTCGACGATTCGGCGCTCGATGGCGTCGCCGGCGTGCTCTTCGACGAATATCATGAGCGCTCGCTCGACGCGGACTTGGGCCTCGCTCTGGCGCACGACGCTCAATCGGGGTTGCGCGACGATCTGCGGCTTATCGCCATGTCAGCGACGCTCGACGGCGCGCGCGTCTCCGCCTTGATGGGTGACGCGCCGACGGTCGTCTCCGAGGGGCGCGCCTTCAATGTCGAGACGCGCTATCTGGGCCGCGATCCCAATGAGCGCATGGAGGACGCCGTCGCCCGCGCCGTGCTGCGCGCCCTCCATGAGGAGAAAGGCTCGGTGCTGGCCTTTCTGCCAGGGCAGGGCGAGATCCTGCGGACTGCCTCCCGCCTTGCAGAGGCGCGGTTGGAGGACGTGGACATCGCGCCGCTCTATGGCGCGCTTGATCGCGGCGAGCAGGACCGCGCCATTTCGCCCTCGCCTCCAGGGAGGCGCAAGGTCGTGCTCGCGACCTCCATCGCCGAGACGTCGCTGACCATCGAAGGCGTGCGCGTCGTCGTGGATTGCGGCCTGTCGCGCGTGCAGCTTTACGAGCCGGATTTGGGCCTCTCGCGCCTCGAAACGGTGCGCGCCGCGCGCGCCAGCGTCGATCAACGGCGCGGCCGCGCCGGGCGCACGGAGCCGGGCGTTTGCTACCGCCTTTGGGACGAGCCGCAGACGGCGTCGCTTCCCGCCTTCGCCGCGCCTGAGATATTGGCGGCTGATTTGTCGAGCCTCGTGCTCGATCTCGCCGCTTGGGGCGTGGCCGATCCGGGTCAGCTCGCCTGGCTCGACCCGCCGCCGGCGCCGGCCTGGAAGGAAGCCGTGGCGCTGGCCCAGGAGCTTGGGGCGCTCGACGCCGATGGGCGGCTCACGGAAGAGGGCAGGGCGTTGCGCGCGCTTCCGCTGCCGCCGCGCCTTGCGCGCATGGTGCTGGAGGCGGCGCGCCATGGGGAGGCCGAGCGGGCTGCGGAGCTCGCCATGCTGCTGTCCGAGCGCGGGCTCGGGGGGAATGACGCGGATTTGTCGCATCGGCTGGACCGGCTGCAGTCGGATGGCTCGAAGCGGGCGAAGGACGCGAGAAGGTTGGCGGGAAATTGGGCGAGGATGGCGAAGGCGGCTTTGCCCCCTCCCCAACCCTCCCCCGCTAAAGCGGGAGAGGGAGCAGATCGCGGCCTTCATCGAGAGTGTGGCAGTGCTGATCGCGAGCGTTCCCTCTCCCGCGAGAGCGGGGGAGGGACAGGGAGGGGGCCTATCCGCAACGCCACCGCCGCGCCTCTCTCCGACGGCGCCCTCATT
This window encodes:
- the hrpB gene encoding ATP-dependent helicase HrpB codes for the protein MLSDIRAALSASPNLVIVAPPGAGKTTRVPLALLDAPWARGGKLILLEPRRLAARAAASRMAATLGEQIGETVGLRMRLESRVSAKTRIEVVTEGVFARMILDDSALDGVAGVLFDEYHERSLDADLGLALAHDAQSGLRDDLRLIAMSATLDGARVSALMGDAPTVVSEGRAFNVETRYLGRDPNERMEDAVARAVLRALHEEKGSVLAFLPGQGEILRTASRLAEARLEDVDIAPLYGALDRGEQDRAISPSPPGRRKVVLATSIAETSLTIEGVRVVVDCGLSRVQLYEPDLGLSRLETVRAARASVDQRRGRAGRTEPGVCYRLWDEPQTASLPAFAAPEILAADLSSLVLDLAAWGVADPGQLAWLDPPPAPAWKEAVALAQELGALDADGRLTEEGRALRALPLPPRLARMVLEAARHGEAERAAELAMLLSERGLGGNDADLSHRLDRLQSDGSKRAKDARRLAGNWARMAKAALPPPQPSPAKAGEGADRGLHRECGSADRERSLSRESGGGTGRGPIRNATAAPLSDGALIALAYPDRIAKSRGANGDFLMANGRAASLPVEDPLSRAPFLAVAELTGRAAQARILAACALDAEEVERIAGARIEARDETVFDPATASLRRRRFRRLGAIRLSEQNLSVEADEESARALARGIAALGVSRLPWTKGQTQLRDRVAFLRRAEGEEWPDVSDAALAEGVEAWLAPYIVGRVRLGDIAPGDLDAALTHLLPYDLMRRLDAEAPTHFETPAGSRHALDYAAPNGPLLSVRVQELYGLSQHPALARGRVPLTLELLSPAHRPIQTTCDLPSFWAGSWNDVKKEMKGRYPRHLWPDEPAKALPTTRAKPRGT